The following proteins are encoded in a genomic region of Arachis ipaensis cultivar K30076 chromosome B02, Araip1.1, whole genome shotgun sequence:
- the LOC107625149 gene encoding uncharacterized protein LOC107625149, protein MGDSSCLVSLSMENHHPSTLLSMDSSASSHEELDLEMNRQIILSRPPDINLPLSAERSPPPPSWNSDPCDILDVSLGTQGYETESFLNVPKAAAAGRKCAKRVDSIWGAWFFFSFYFKPSLNDKSKAKIVRDSNGVSGFDKSDLKLDVFMVQHDMENMYMWVFKERPENALGKMQLRSFMNGHSRQGERPFPFSVDKGFVRSHRMQRKHYRGLSNPQCVHGIELVPSPNLMVLDEEDQKRWMELTGRDLNFTIPPEASDFSSWRNLPNTDFELERPPAPIKGAPNSHPKKLLNGSGLNLSTHLSNHSNGDGLDLSPVSSKKRKDFFPHANDEECYLAVNPPAERIPDIEMHPPNEPNWLNDFTGVIKSVYGPVTAAKTIYEDDQGYLIIISLPFVDLPSVKVSWRNTLTHGIIKVSCLSTSRKPFIKRHDRTFKLTDPSSEHCPPGEFVREIPLSTRIPEDANIEAYYDGPGSALEIMVPKHRVGPEEHEVRVCLRPHLGGNDLMLT, encoded by the coding sequence ATGGGCGATTCTTCTTGTCTCGTTTCTTTGTCAATGGAGAATCACCACCCCTCAACGCTCTTGTCAATGGACTCAAGTGCATCTTCTCACGAGGAACTCGATTTGGAGATGAATCGCCAAATCATACTCTCACGCCCGCCGGATATCAACCTGCCCCTCTCCGCCGAGCGCAGCCCACCCCCACCCTCTTGGAACTCTGATCCCTGCGATATCTTGGATGTCAGTCTTGGCACGCAAGGGTACGAGACCGAGAGCTTTCTTAATGTGCCCAAAGCTGCAGCAGCCGGAAGGAAGTGTGCTAAGCGAGTCGACAGCATATGGGGTGCTTGGTTCTTCTTCAGTTTTTACTTTAAGCCCTCTTTGAATGATAAGTCTAAGGCCAAGATTGTCAGGGATAGCAATGGTGTTTCAGGGTTTGACAAGTCTGATCTCAAGCTTGATGTCTTCATGGTTCAGCATGACATGGAGAATATGTACATGTGGGTGTTCAAGGAGAGGCCCGAGAATGCACTAGGTAAAATGCAGCTGAGGAGTTTCATGAATGGGCATTCTCGCCAAGGGGAGCGCCCATTCCCGTTCAGTGTTGACAAGGGTTTCGTGCGGTCTCACAGGATGCAGAGGAAGCATTATAGAGGGCTTTCTAACCCTCAGTGTGTTCATGGCATTGAGCTTGTTCCATCCCCCAATCTGATGGTCCTTGATGAGGAGGATCAGAAGAGGTGGATGGAACTCACTGGACGAGATTTGAACTTCACAATCCCACCTGAAGCAAGCGATTTCAGTTCATGGAGGAATCTTCCCAACACAGACTTTGAGCTTGAGAGGCCGCCTGCCCCAATCAAGGGTGCTCCGAATTCACACCCTAAGAAACTGCTCAATGGATCTGGACTGAATTTGTCAACTCATTTGTCTAACCACAGTAATGGAGATGGATTGGACCTATCTCCGGTCAGCAGCAAAAAGAGGAAGGACTTCTTCCCACATGCAAATGATGAAGAATGCTACTTGGCTGTTAATCCTCCAGCTGAACGGATTCCAGATATAGAGATGCACCCCCCAAACGAGCCAAACTGGTTGAATGACTTTACTGGGGTGATAAAGAGTGTCTATGGACCTGTTACTGCTGCGAAAACGATCTATGAAGATGATCAAGGCTATTTAATTATCATAAGCTTGCCCTTTGTAGATCTTCCAAGTGTGAAAGTTTCTTGGAGGAACACTCTGACTCATGGCATCATAAAGGTTTCTTGTTTGAGCACATCGCGAAAACCGTTCATTAAGAGGCATGACAGGACATTCAAGCTCACAGATCCATCATCGGAGCACTGTCCTCCCGGTGAGTTCGTCCGTGAGATCCCTCTTTCGACGAGAATCCCTGAAGATGCCAACATTGAAGCATACTATGATGGGCCAGGTTCAGCACTTGAGATCATGGTGCCAAAGCATCGGGTAGGACCTGAAGAGCATGAAGTCCGGGTATGCCTACGCCCTCATCTGGGAGGGAATGATCTTATGTTAACTTGA